In Salmo salar chromosome ssa24, Ssal_v3.1, whole genome shotgun sequence, the following proteins share a genomic window:
- the si:ch211-102c2.8 gene encoding trichohyalin, giving the protein MADGSFEGTERDAAEDTDELLYTDLDEDSNAPLPQDHCDLLLDAIDAQLSRLQVQSHSHGIEDISRKHDCLNTAHLSSSQSVSRDTGLGSTIPTNDTPISCLDLVRSETRDLSSEKSSGERVDPADQEEEEQRTVEVMKEEEEGVESRREQCHWRLERLLGAYACGGGGLAGELCPPPDSVCTEDFAMRFREEMVVRLPDRTKQRLARDWSNSLGQSFGEEEAERTASKQAASVPGPPSTSSVRTGVLNEACSSLEPEGTKENRNHTARTTTRHLAGVPVWNFDTVTIDSELDSVRTEKVWQHIHSRPGYLSAIQSVSHMDGLDTDQSDYDIHTLEPRNLKFTPALRASNGNVTSDSLPLRKARKSRRDTHRYVLSVDDDDEDTDEGCVRWWRRRRPDKDTVGRVCTRPGGRLEEVRSDWLQMEEELATLRQDCEKEEKRLRMKRAQLCETELSLTDLLQKRKHAMQEWEQLRAGAEQMEREGRSLEASLSDSKAEADSTSCQLRRLQRQRDSCLQEVRDLKEELAALCKHRTALTDGTCMDRRVTSVSMSVLEREELDRQLNSAKTELFSEQRCSRLKLDSMQEKLDEAHEELQRVTEEEKLLRDRCTCLEEKHRLKQEEEKAVEVQVCELQKELGESESRVERIVAQKELQLLGFQEERSALQAERDVLQGELRSLRKLHSISLRETQEQATTQTQRELEQLKKELALSHEKHIQQTHIQAEEEKTVSLREQALSHTQHIESIQSCIQMKEKEWWKLREALKEQKEVMRRREEELCAEAQEMMHSTIDRERKKWAVEKEAALQLQCGILEDQGREALERMRGETEREKRNSLALQSKVVELQTKVQELESEGLVQQSEQASALAAMRRSLREKHQVELQRLRRHMEQEGEREALRLEQVVQQAELEAGRLQVLLGEREHSHKQATARLEQQHRHWAQEMGAECQHLQHLLEHSGAVGSSLQLPHSPTVAQVVQTLQALREQLQQSISQLQQELDLQRRSTQQLSRDKEREFRIQREQMETEREQALDSLKETLIQEHIEELSDLQQAQVREEGDETGGLAASLRRQLQAKDQELRRVQRSMGQWKEQTTARLARKFEEELTAELERKAPKAQEEKQRKLEKLEGEMRRITGECTDSGAQQSASSPSLHIGEPPTFPGSSDLASFKLLRHLQSRVKQLRAENQAHARSPSQLGRAPLGRAPTELAGSYLETITPSQECTQFWSRSRSRTVQREGL; this is encoded by the exons ATGGCCGATGGCAGTTTTGAAGGGACAGAAAGAGATGCTGCAGAAGACACAGATGAGCTTCTTTACACTG ACCTGGATGAAGACAGCAATGCCCCTCTGCCACAGGATcactgtgacctcctcctagATGCCATCGATGCCCAGCTGAGCCGCCTGCAG GTGCAGAGCCATAGCCATGGGATTGAAGATATCTCCAGAAAACATGATTGCCTCAATACAG CTCACCTTAGCAGTAGCCAGTCTGTGAGCAGGGATACAGGACTGGGAAGTACCATCCCCACTAACGACACCCCCATCTCTTGTCTTGACTTGGTACGCTCTGAGACCAGGGACCTGTCTTCAG AGAAGAGCTCAGGAGAACGTGTGGACCCTGCCgatcaggaggaagaggagcagaggACAGTTGAAGTgatgaaggaggaagaggagggtgtaGAGTCCCGTAGGGAGCAGTGTCACTGGAGGCTGGAGAGGCTGTTGGGGGCTTATGCctgtggaggaggagggttaGCAGGAGAGCTGTGCCCCCCTCCAGACAGTGTCTGCACAGAGGACTTTGCCATGCGCTTCCGGGAGGAGATGGTGGTGAGGCTGCCAGACAGGACCAAACAGAGGCTGGCCAGAGACTGGAGTAACAGCCTGGGACAGTCCTTTGGAGAGGAAGAGGCTGAAAGGACAGCATCAAAGCAAGCAG CGTCAGTGCCTGGTCCTCCCAGCACTAGCAGTGTTCGTACAGGGGTTCTCAATGAGGCCTGTTCCAGTCTGGAGCCTGAGGGAACCAAGGAGAACAGGAACCACACTGCTAGAACCACCACCAGACACCTGGCAG GAGTGCCTGTGTGGAATTTTGACACAGTGACCATCGACAGTGAACTGGACTCCGTACGCACAGAGAAGGTCTGGCAACACATTCACAGCAGGCCAG GATACCTCTCAGCCATTCAGTCTGTCAGCCACATGGATGGTCTCGACACTGACCAGAGTGACTATGACATACACACTCTGGAGCCAAGGAATCTCAAGTTTACTCCAG CACTGAGAGCTAGCAATGGAAATGTGACCAGTGACAGTCTACCTCTTCGTAAAGCACGCAAAAGCAGAAGAGACACTCACAG GTATGTGCTCTctgtggatgatgatgatgaggacacAGATGAGGGCTGTGTCCGTTGGTGGAGGAGACGTAGGCCTGACAAGGACACAGTGGGACGTGTGTGTACG AGGCCTGGGGGTCGTCTGGAGGAGGTGAGGTCAGACTGGCTACAGATGGAGGAGGAGCTGGCTACCCTCAGACAG GACtgtgagaaggaggagaagagactgaGGATGAAGAGAGCTCAGCTGTGTGAGACTGAACTGTCCCTCACTGACcttcttcagaaaagaaaa CATGCCATGCAGGAGTGGGAGCAGCTGCGTGCGGGGGCGGAGCAGAtggaaagggaggggaggagtcTGGAGGCTAGCCTGAGCGACAGCAAGGCAGAAGCAGACAGCACCAG TTGTCAGCTGCGCCGGCTGCAGAGGCAGAGGGACTCCTGTTTGCAGGAGGTCAGGGATCTGAAGGAGGAGCTGGCTGCTCTATGTAAACACAGAACTGCCTTAACGGATGGGACCTGCATGGACAGG AGAGTGACCAGTGTCAGTATGTCTGTCCTTGAGAGAGAGGAGTTGGACAGACAGCTGAACAGTGCCAAGACAGAGCTGTTTTCCGAGCAGCGGTGCTCTAGACTCAAACTGGACTCTATGCAAGAG AAGTTGGACGAAGCTCACGAGGAGCTCCAGCGTGTAACAGAGGAGGAGAAGTTACTGAGGGACAGGTGTACATGTCTGGAGGAGAAACACAGACTGAAACAGGAAGAGGAGAAG GCAGTGGAGGTGCAGGTGTGTGAGCTACAGAAAGAGCTGGGGGAGAGTGAGAGCAGGGTGGAGAGGATAGTAGCCCAGAAGGAGCTGCAGCTGCTGGGGttccaggaggagaggagtgccttgcaggcagagagagatgtgCTCCAGGGGGAGCTCCGGAGCCTGAGGAAGCTGCACAGCATCTCCCTGAGAGAGACCCAGGAGCAGGCAACCACGCAGACG CAGCGAGAGCTGGAGCAGCTGAAGAAAGAGTTGGCTTTGTCTCATGAGAAACACATCCAGCAG ACTCATATTCAAGCTGAAGAAGAGAAAACTGTTTCTCTCAGAGAACAGGCCCTGTCTCACACACAGCACATTGAGTCCATACAGAGCTGCATCCAG ATGAAGGAGAAGGAGTGGTGGAAGCTGAGGGAGGCTCTTAAAGAGCAGAAGGAGGTGATGAGGAGGCGAGAGGAGGAGCTGTGTGCGGAAGCTCAGGAGATG ATGCACAGCACCATAGACCGTGAGAGGAAGAAATGGGCAGTAGAGAAAGAAGCGGCTCTACAGTTGCAGTGTGGGATACTGGAGGACCAAGGCCGGGAGGCTCTGGAGAGAATgaggggagagactgagagagagaagaggaattcCTTGGCTCTTCAAAGCAAAGTGGTAGAACTGCAGACA aAAGTGCAGGAGCTGGAAAGTGAGGGCCTTGTGCAGCAGAGTGAGCAGGCGTCTGCTCTCGCTGCAATGCGCAGGTCCCTGAGAGAGAAGCACCAGGTTGAGCTACAGAGACTGCGCAGGCACATGGAACAG GAGGGTGAGAGGGAAGCGTTGAGGCTGGAGCAGGTTGTCCAACAAGCGGAGCTGGAAGCTGGTAGACTGCAGGTGCTGCTTGGGGAGAGGGAGCACAGCCACAAGCAGGCCACAGCCaggctggagcagcagcacagacaCTGGGCCCAGGAGATGGGGGCAGAGTGTCAGCATCTTCAGCATCTGCTGGAACACAGTGGGGCCGTAGGGAGCTCCCTTCAGCTCCCACACAG TCCTACGGTGGCCCAGGTAGTCCAAACCCTGCAGGCCCTCAGAGAGCAGTTGCAGCAGTCAATCAGCCAACTACAGCAGGAGCTTGACTTACAGAGACGCAGCACTCAGCAGCTGAGCCGGGACAAA GAGCGTGAGTTCCGTATTCAGAGGGAACAgatggagacggagagagagcagGCTCTGGACTCACTGAAGGAGACACTCATTCAG GAGCACATTGAGGAGCTGAGCGATCTGCAGCAGGCCCAGGTGCGCGAGGAAGGAGACGAGACAGGAGGTTTGGCTGCGTCGCTGCGCAGACAGCTGCAGGCCAAAGACCAGGAACTGCGCCGGGTGCAGAGGAGCATGGGACAGTGGAAGGAGCAGACCACGGCGCGCCTGGCACGCAAGTTTGAGGAGGAGCTGACAGCCGAACTGGAGCG AAAGGCACCTAAGGCACAAGAGGAGAAGCAGAGGAAGCTGGAGAAACTGGAAGGGGAGATGAGACGCATTACTGGG